One window of bacterium genomic DNA carries:
- a CDS encoding ABC transporter permease — MMRSPVLRGLLPTLPLLAFLLVFFLYPVGQMLSFSISPEGGGLAHYRELLTTPLYRRVMWETLQISVVVTLLCLALGYPVAYTLTMAPPRVANLLLILVVTPFWISILARSFTWMILLQRDGVVNQVLLGLHLVRAPVSLIYNQIGVYIGMVHVLLPFMILSLYGVMRGIDTSLLRAASNLGATEWQAFRRVFFPLSLPGVAAGCLMLFVVGLGFFITPALLGGGKVTTVSMLIEAYINQALDWGLAAALSLVLLVATVLVIALYSRAMNLDRLFGGGT; from the coding sequence ATGATGCGGTCGCCGGTCCTCCGCGGTCTGCTACCGACGCTGCCGTTGCTTGCGTTTCTGCTCGTGTTCTTCCTGTACCCCGTGGGGCAGATGCTGTCGTTCAGCATCTCGCCCGAGGGAGGCGGGCTCGCGCACTACCGCGAGCTGTTGACCACCCCGCTGTACCGGCGCGTCATGTGGGAGACGCTCCAGATCAGCGTGGTGGTGACGCTGCTGTGCCTCGCGCTCGGGTATCCGGTCGCGTACACGCTGACGATGGCGCCGCCGCGCGTGGCGAATCTGTTGTTGATCCTGGTCGTCACCCCGTTTTGGATCAGCATCCTGGCGAGGAGTTTTACGTGGATGATCCTCCTGCAGCGGGACGGGGTCGTCAACCAGGTCCTGCTGGGGCTCCACCTGGTCCGGGCGCCGGTGTCGCTGATCTACAATCAGATCGGCGTGTACATCGGTATGGTGCACGTGCTGTTGCCGTTCATGATCCTGTCCCTGTACGGGGTCATGCGCGGCATCGACACCTCCCTGCTGCGGGCGGCGAGCAACCTCGGGGCGACGGAGTGGCAGGCGTTCCGGCGCGTGTTCTTCCCGCTCAGCCTCCCCGGGGTCGCCGCCGGCTGCCTGATGCTGTTCGTCGTGGGGCTCGGATTCTTCATCACCCCCGCGCTGCTTGGGGGCGGCAAGGTGACGACCGTGTCGATGCTCATCGAAGCCTACATCAATCAGGCGCTCGATTGGGGGCTGGCCGCCGCGCTGTCGCTCGTGCTGC